Proteins encoded by one window of Aspergillus puulaauensis MK2 DNA, chromosome 4, nearly complete sequence:
- a CDS encoding uncharacterized protein (InterPro:IPR005828;~TransMembrane:1 (o15-32i);~go_component: GO:0016021 - integral component of membrane [Evidence IEA];~go_function: GO:0022857 - transmembrane transporter activity [Evidence IEA];~go_process: GO:0055085 - transmembrane transport [Evidence IEA]) has translation MLNIEHGHIGPNVGYFYFGITVVILIFTIFFVPETAQLPLEQINDFFLSGGKAWKTSTKRNRAIARANEFDSSKYDTEQEGEKDGTVRPQQTEIEVVARWCSAEHLSTTDLA, from the coding sequence ATGTTGAATATTGAACATGGCCACATAGGTCCCAACGTCGGCTATTTTTATTTCGGTATAACGGTAgttatacttatttttactattttcTTTGTACCCGAAACAGCGCAGCTCCCCCTCGAGCAAATCAACGACTTCTTCCTGTCTGGAGGCAAGGCGTGGAAGACATCAACAAAGAGGAACAGGGCTATTGCGCGAGCTAATGAATTCGACTCATCCAAGTACGACACCGAGCAAGAAGGCGAGAAGGATGGCACTGTCCGTCCTCAGCAGACCGAAATTGAGGTCGTGGCGCGATGGTGTTCAGCTGAACATTTGTCGACTACAGATCTTGCGTGA
- the CTF1_1 gene encoding fungal specific transcription factor domain-containing protein (COG:K;~EggNog:ENOG410PH0A;~InterPro:IPR007219;~PFAM:PF04082;~go_function: GO:0003677 - DNA binding [Evidence IEA];~go_function: GO:0008270 - zinc ion binding [Evidence IEA];~go_process: GO:0006351 - transcription, DNA-templated [Evidence IEA]): MTATPPDGEPGSPQTIFSAGEFLDRSDEEDPALAGSVVRPMSISSRPGLGRNGQVVHLGQTSNICLLDLESRVPSDTVHYPLSGRLNCGSSKATNEHKILQKLGAFLLPPRAICDAIVQAFFQWVFPILPILDTAEFMERYEDVKNPPSILLMQAVLLAGTRACKDPRLLDKTGSSAAAARIFYKRATSLFEFNYEDDRIIVTQALMLIGWYWDDPNEPLKDPFDWTRNAISVAYAAGLHRSVAKSQLLESEKRLRTRIWWALFTRDRSIAIFYGRPLGIHLEDSDLDPLVRSDFVEGGSLILTEVQIEFFTQYVRLCETMENIVSYYNRASRSSTKSISGIVYYDLSLTNWLANCPPELRWESSPHDFWSALLNITYCSVLCQLHQFNCFKTFGFPTNQVSGTIDISYEIALYAAKMITELLERFQAEQEMQYCPAFIVYSIYSALSMHVIQTRRSSPQETRRNKQQIDTCMRALRQVSRVIYRVFEAMVGDKTASPTAIATPCVNDVVKQLQTSVYLPSET, translated from the exons ATGACAGCGACCCCACCAGACGGCGAGCCCGGATCACCCCAGACAATATTTTCCGCCGGGGAGTTCCTCGACAGgtcggacgaggaggatccAGCTCTTGCTGGCTCCGTTGTGCGCCCGATGTCCATCTCCTCGCGCCCTGGGCTTGGCCGGAACGGGCAGGTCGTTCACCTCGGCCAAACGTCGAATATCTGCCTGCTCGATCTCGAGAGTCGAGTGCCCAGCGATACAGTGCACTACCCGCTATCCGGCCGATTAAATTGCGGTAGTAGTAAAGCCACAAATGAACATAAGATCCTGCAGAAGCTAGGGGCATTTTTGCTTCCGCCACGCGCGATATGCGATGCTATCGTCCAGGCCTTCTTCCAGTGGGTGTTTCCAATCTTGCCGATTTTAGACACGGCCGAGTTTATGGAACGGTACGAGGATGTGAAGAATCCGCCATCTATACTTCTCATGCAGGCTGTGCTGCTCGCTGGAACGAGGGCTTGTAAGGATCCGCGCCTGCTCGATAAGACTGGTTCttcggctgcagctgcgcgGATCTTCTACAAGCGCGCGACATCACTGTTTGAGTTTAATTATGAGGATGACCGTATTATCGTTACGCAGGCTTTGATGTTGATCGGTTGGTACTGGGATGATCCGAATG AGCCGCTGAAGGACCCATTTGACTGGACAAGAAACGCAATTTCTGTTGCATACGCCGCGGGACTACATAGAAG CGTGGCGAAATCGCAGCTCCTGGAGTCAGAGAAGCGTCTCCGAACTCGAATATGGTGGGCCCTCTTCACGCGAGATAGAAGCATCGCGATATTTTACGGCCGACCACTAGGCATCCATCTGGAGGACTCGGACCTTGATCCTCTTGTGCGGAGCGACTTCGTCGAGGGAGGCAGCCTCATCCTTACCGAAGTTCAGATTGAATTTTTCACCCAATATGTCCGCCTGTGTGAAACCATGGAGAACATTGTGTCTTACTACAACAGGGCCTCGAGATCCTCAACAAAGAGCATAAGCGGCATTGTTTACTATGACCTCTCCTTAACGAATTGGCTGGCCAACTGCCCGCCAGAGCTGCGATGGGAGTCCTCACCGCATGACTTTTGGTCTGCCCTCTTGAATATCACATACTG CTCGGTGCTTTGCCAACTTCACCAATTCAACTGTTTCAAAACGTTCGGATTCCCGACAAACCAGGTATCCGGCACCATCGACATATCGTACGAGATCGCTCTTTACGCAGCCAAGATGATAACGGAGCTGCTTGAGCGATTCCAAGCTGAGCAGGAGATGCAGTATTGTCCAGCATTCAT TGTCTACTCGATATATTCGGCACTCTCAATGCACGTTATTCAAACCCGGCGATCTTCGCCGCAGGAGACTCGCAGGAACAAACAACAAATCGACACCTGCATGCGCGCCTTGAGGCAGGTTTCTCGTGTCATATACAGAGTTTTCGAAGCGATGGTGGGAGATAAGACTGCGAGCCCAACCGCGATCGCAACCCCGTGCGTGAACGATGTTGTGAAGCAGCTCCAGACTTCAGTCTATCTTCCTTCGGAGACGTGA
- a CDS encoding fungal specific transcription factor domain-containing protein (COG:S;~EggNog:ENOG410PMK5), producing the protein MQCRSRKKRCYHGSVESVKRAGRAAEDGDTAQQLADVQADESSPHAYSPEFVLEDLSKTHKAVAGGPLAQYNTSAQSSWSLARHQEPDNQDAQNRLVWFNKYRRRPAPSITSTHRKYLEESGAFLELPRSTTDALLPVYNAVLDDIIPVVDGATVLRDHSNGRCSIYLVRAICLVICKTKQAIPFLRLSDNGPVLKPLDFASKLLPGLDAALKADLEPDRLIKIQILALIHLYNDGPSGIERSAAYLSQAIREAWSLSLHLSTPSKPDQAQCDFLWWSLRNFDRLNKPITRSGPFMIDDTDIGLPRIQPGIDNYRSQLMGVSLALGDLMATATKAYKASYTHAADGCEDFPSLDDIVPGTAFTRFHRSHKAYLETWYHASSMLSCRYSGPRSPQYTRRLASADRIVHIITETGNEGLGLPPLPLVPYAVSMATTVVYRAWRDKVRDLHSTYAGLCLCCEALEALSLVWTGARSVASLALGLRGAMDAVEARGSPGIGTDSPRQIDSGIVMDSGEGEPAMRTPVLSYSGQDRDGEREPVHFGDGCDQGDDFWAGLERACLHFDTTFDGFLEYRGFGDFGEFIADEYDIQQGGGGD; encoded by the exons ATGC AGTGCCGCTCTCGCAAGAAGAGATGCTATCATGGGAGCGTCGAGAGTGTTAAGCGGGCTGGTAGggctgctgaagatggagataccGCTCAACAGCTAGCAGATGTCCAGGCGGACGAGTCGAGCCCGCATGCTTACAGCCCTGAGTTTGTGCTGGAAGACCTGTCCAAAACGCACAAGGCGGTAGCTGGAGGTCCACTGGCTCAATATAATACTTCAGCACAGTCTTCGTGGTCCTTGGCCCGGCATCAAGAGCCTGATAATCAAGACGCGCAGAAtcggttggtttggtttaaCAAGTATAGACGCAGACCTGCGCCGTCGATCACGTCCACACACCGGAAATATCTCGAGGAGTCAGGGGCCTTTCTTGAGCTTCCTAGGTCTACGACAGATGCGCTTCTACCAGTATACAACGCTGTCCTGGATGATATAATCCCAGTAGTAGACGGGGCTACCGTCCTGCGAGATCACAGTAACGGACGGTGCTCCATCTACCTCGTACGGGCGATATGCCTCGTCATTTGCAAGACCAAGCAAGCCATCCCGTTTCTACGATTAAGTGACAACGGCCCAGTGCTGAAACCATTGGACTTCGCATCCAAACTCCTCCCAGGTCTTGATGCAGCTCTCAAAGCAGACCTCGAGCCCGACCGCCTCATCAAGATCCAGATCCTAGCCCTAATTCACCTCTACAACGACGGACCCTCTGGCATCGAACGCTCCGCAGCCTACCTCTCCCAAGCAATCCGCGAAGCCTGGTCTCTATCTCTGCATTTAAGCACACCCAGTAAACCAGACCAAGCCCAATGCGATTTCCTTTGGTGGTCGTTGCGCAATTTTGACCGTCTAAACAAACCCATTACGCGCTCTGGGCCGTTTATGATTGACGATACCGATATTGGACTCCCTCGCATACAGCCCGGAATCGATAACTACAGATCCCAACTCATGGGCGTCTCCTTAGCACTCGGTGACCTCATGGCCACAGCAACAAAAGCCTACAAGGCTAGCTACACCCACGCGGCCGACGGATGCGAAGACTTCCCTTCTCTAGACGACATAGTCCCAGGCACCGCATTTACCCGCTTCCACAGATCCCATAAAG CATACCTCGAAACATGGTACCACGCCTCCTCCATGCTCTCCTGCCGGTACAGCGGCCCGAGAAGCCCCCAATACACCCGCCGCCTCGCCTCCGCAGACAGAATCGTGCATATCATCACAGAAACAGGGAACGAGGGCCTCGGGCTCCCGCCGCTCCCGCTCGTGCCGTACGCGGTATCCATGGCGACGACGGTGGTGTACCGCGCGTGGCGCGATAAAGTGCGTGATCTGCATTCTACGTACGCGGGTCTCTGCCTGTGCTGTGAGGCGCTGGAGGCGTTGAGCTTGGTATGGACGGGTGCGCGGAGCGTTGCGAGTCTTGCGCTGGGTTTAAGGGGGGCTATGGATGCTGTTGAGGCGAGGGGCTCGCCTGGTATCGGCACGGATTCCCCCCGTCAGATTGATAGTGGGATTGTTATGGAttctggagaaggagaaccGGCAATGCGAACCCCTGTTCTTAGCTACTCGGGCCAGGATAGAGATGGGGAGCGGGAGCCGGTGCACTTTGGGGACGGGTGTGATCAAGGTGATGACTTCTGGGCGGGGCTGGAGAGGGCTTGCTTGCATTTCGATACCACGTTTGATGGTTTCCTAGAGTATCGCGGGTTTGGGGATTTCGGGGAGTTTATTGCTGATGAGTATGACATTCAGCAGGGGGGCGGGGGTGATTGA
- a CDS encoding uncharacterized protein (COG:G;~EggNog:ENOG410QDJ9;~InterPro:IPR011701,IPR036259;~PFAM:PF07690;~TransMembrane:7 (o29-51i99-124o136-155i162-183o195-214i226-242o254-279i);~go_function: GO:0022857 - transmembrane transporter activity [Evidence IEA];~go_process: GO:0055085 - transmembrane transport [Evidence IEA]): MMNGLQNIIGGLIAYGFSFVRDDSPLKSWQALFMTYGILTVIWGVFVGMWMPDSPMRAKCWTEDDKRLMIERVRQNQTGLQNRVFRLDQVRDAFTDPQLYAFAIIQICTTIPAGGIGAYANIIIKSFGYSTRETQLLTMVNGAVTTIALLISAYLDRKYQQTIYIMLASLVPSVICTSVLIGVPFSPARRVGLLIAYWSFYSFFTLTSLSLALLSRNVAGQTKKSIIIASNFVCWAAGNSIGPQVFRDKDAPRYYLAFSILLGCFGIIVVVLLALRLWYAAHNRKRDNRIRAGEVVPDVNYTHAFEDITDRENPHFRYIY, translated from the exons ATGATGAATGGACTGCAGAATATCATCGGTGGGCTGATAGCATATGGCTTCTCGTTCGTCCGCGATGACTCCCCGCTGAAGTCCTGGCAGGCCCTGTTTATGACCTACGGGATTTTGACTGTCATCTGGGGCGTGTTCGTGGGAATGTGGATGCCCGACTCGCCGATGAGGGCGAAGTGCTGGACAGAGGATGACAAGCGACTGATGATCGAGCGAGTGCGCCAGAACCAGACTGGGCTGCAGAATCGAGTCTTTCGGCTCGACCAAGTCCGTGACGCGTTTACTGATCCTCAGC TGTACgccttcgccatcatccagATCTGTACTACTATTCCAGCCGGTGGAATTGGAGCGTACgccaacatcatcatcaagtcCTTCGGCTACAGCACGCGAGAGACCCAGCTGCTCACCATGGTCAACGGCGCCGTAACCACCATAGCCCTGCTCATCTCCGCATACCTGGACCGCAAGTACCAGCAAACCATTTACATCATGCTCGCATCCCTGGTCCCCTCGGTTATCTGCACATCAGTCCTCATCGGCGTCCCCTTCAGCCCAGCCCGTCGCGTCGGCCTGCTCATTGCATACTGGTCCTTCTACTCCTTCTTCACACTTACCTCGCTATCCCTCGCTCTGCTCTCCCGCAACGTCGCTGGCCAGACCAAGaaatccatcatcatcgcctccaacTTCGTCTGCTGGGCAGCAGGAAACTCCATCGGCCCGCAGGTGTTCCGTGATAAGGACGCGCCCCGGTACTACCTCGCATTTTCCATCCTCCTAGGCTGTTTCGGGATCATTGTTGTTGTGCTCCTTGCGCTGAGACTGTGGTATGCGGCGCACAACCGCAAGCGCGACAACAGAATTAGGGCTGGCGAGGTTGTGCCTGATGTCAACTACACCCACGCGTTTGAGGACATCACGGACCGCGAGAACCCGCATTTCCGGTATATCTACTAG
- a CDS encoding uncharacterized protein (COG:G;~EggNog:ENOG410QDJ9;~InterPro:IPR020846,IPR011701,IPR036259;~TransMembrane:4 (i60-87o99-118i130-154o160-177i);~go_function: GO:0022857 - transmembrane transporter activity [Evidence IEA];~go_process: GO:0055085 - transmembrane transport [Evidence IEA]): MAATDKAIEEAAAFHDETTQKNRTNHDLVDKEVAKYATDTAIEVDEATSKRLKRMIDKRVLVVMMVTYLIQTIDKGALSFASVMGIIEDTNLQGNQYQWLTTVVYLAVLVVEFPENWILQRVPIAKWLSLNIFLWGICMSLIAAVPNFTGLVILRTFMGVFEAVCQPTFVLLSATWYKREEQSSVINI; encoded by the exons ATGGCCGCCACCGACAAGGCAATTGAAGAAGCTGCGGCTTTCCACGATGAAACGACCCAGAAAAACCGCACCAACCATGACCTGGTGGATAAGGAGGTTGCGAAATATGCCACCGACACTGCCattgaggttgatgaggcgACGAGCAaaaggctgaagaggatgataGACAAGCGTGTTCTTGTCGTTATGATGGTGACTTATTTGATCCAGACCATTGACAAAGGGGCGCTGTCTTTTGCCTCTGTCATGGGTATTATTGAGGACACCAACCTCCAGGGTAACCAG TACCAATGGTTGACGACAGTTGTCTACCTCGCCGTGCTGGTTGTCGAGTTTCCG GAAAACTGGATTCTGCAGCGCGTGCCCATTGCCAAGTGGCTGTCGCTTAATATCTTCCTCTGGGGAATATGTATGTCGCTCATTGCAGCAGTGCCGAATTTCACTGGGCTGGTCATCCTGCGTACATTCATGGGTGTGTTCGAGGCTGTGTGTCAGCCGACGTTCGTGTTGCTGTCTGCAACGTGGTACAAGCGAGAGGAGCAGTCGAGCGTTATCAACATCTAA